In Deinococcus irradiatisoli, the genomic stretch CCCCGGCCATCACTGCGCCCCAGTCGGTCTGGCCGCCGGCGTCGATCAGGCGGCGCAGGCCCACTTGCACCACCTGCTTGTCGTCGGACTGCATGATCACCAGGGGCCAGAGGTACTGGTCCCAGGCGGCCACGAACTGAATCACCGCCAGCGCGCCGATGGTGTTCCAGCTCATCGGAATCAGGACCTTGCTCAAAAAGGTCAGCGGGCCGCAGCCGTCGATGCGCGCGGCGTCCGACAAGCTGGCGGGGATGTTCAGGAAGTGCTGCCGGAAGAGAAAGGTGCCGGTGGCCGAGGCCAGAAACGGCACGATGATGGCGGCGTAGTTGTCGGCCCATTTCAGCGTGCCGGAAATCAGGTCGAACAGCGCCACGATCAGCAGTTCGGTGGGCAGCATCAAGGTGAAGAGCACCAGCGCGAAGGCCACGTTCTTGAGCGGAAAGCGGAAGTACACGAAGGCCAGCGCCGCCAGCAGCGACAAAATGGTCTTGCCAGAGGTGACGCAGATGGTCACGATGAACGAGTTGAGCATGTAGCGTCCCAGGTGGGCGCCGCTCCAGACGCTGGCGAGATTCTCGAAGAAGTGCCCGCCGGGAAGCATGCTGGGGCCGATCACCACGTCGCTGGCCTGGGTGGACTTGATCAGCGCGAACAGCAGCGGCGAAGCGACGACCACGATCGCCACGATCAGAATCAGGTGAATCCACCAGTGGCGGGCCGGGCCGGAGGAGCGGGGGCGCGGCGCGGTCGTCGCGGCCGGGGAAGGAACAGAAACCGCTTTACGCGCCATAGTGCACCCTCCGGTTGCCGTAGCGAAACTGCATCACGGTGATCACACCGACCATGATCAGCATCAGCACCGCCTCGGCGGCGGCCACACCGGTCTTGAAATTGCGAAAGCCGTCTTCGTAGAGCTGGTAGATCAGGAAGGTGGTGATGCCGGTCTGGCCGTAGACCGGGCCGCCGCGCGTCAGGATGTCCACCAGTCCGAAGCTCTCGAACAGGGCGTAGATCAGGTTGGTGAACACCAGAAAAAACGTCATCGGCGAGAGCAGCGGAAACACCACTTTCCAGTAGGCCTGCCAGCCGGTGGCGCCGTCGATGGCGGCGGCCTCGGTGACTTCGCCGGGGATGTTCTGAATGGCCGCCAGATAAAACACCACGTTGTACCCCAGCCCCTTCCAGATGGCGGCCAGCACCACCAGCCCGAAGGCCAGCAGCGGATTGTCCAGCCAGCGCGGGCGGGTGCCGACCAGCGAGGCCAGGATGTTGTTGATCACGCCGATTTCCGGGTTGAACAAAAACAGCCAGATGGTGCCGGCGATGGCCGGCGAGAGGGCATACGGGTAGATCAGCATCAGGCGGTAGAACTTGGCTCCGGCGATCGGGCGGCTGGCCAGCCAGGCCAGACCCATGGCGATCAGCAGGCCGATCACCACCACCAGGGCGCAGTAGATGACCGTCTGCAAGATGACCTGATGGTAGACCGGGCTGTTGAGCAGTTCGGCGAACTGCCCCAGGCCCTCGAAGGTCTCGTTGCCGAGGATGATGTTGGACCGGAACAGGCTCAGCCGTAGGGTGCGAAAGGCTGGGTAGTACAGGAACACGGCCAGGATGATGAAGGTCGGCAGCAAAAACAGCCACGGCAGCACCGGGCTTTTGAAGGTGGCCCGTTCTTCTGGCGGCGCGGCGGCGCTGGTCGCAGGTTTGCGCGGGGGGCGGCTAAAAGTCAGGCTCAAGGGAAATTCCTCCGGCGCGGCGCGGGGCAAGCAGGCTAAAGGCGCAAACCCCCCTGAAGCGGGGGGCTGGGTCGGCAGAGCGGCGCTCGGGGCGCACTCTGCCTCACGGGGCTTACTTGAAGTTCTTGTTGTAGTCGGTCAACGCGGCGTTGATCTGGCTGGCCGTGTCGGCGAGCGCGGCGTCCACGCTGGTGCCGCTGAGCACTTTTTGCAGTCCCTGCTCGATGAAGGTGCGGGTCTGAATCGCCACGCCGTTGAGGGCGCCGGCGCTGGCCGGGTTGGCCTTGGTCGCCAGCAGCTGGTTGAAGGCGGTGATCTGCAGCGGCGAGCTGCTGAACCAGCCCTGGTTACGCAGCTCGTTGATGCTGCTGTTGCGCACCGGGTAGTAGCCGGTCAGCTTGTGCCAGTCGGCCATGTTCTTAGTGTTGGTCATGTACAGCGCAAAATCCAGGGCCGCCTGGGCCACCGGCTTGCTGATGTTCTTGGGAATCCACAGCGAGGCGCCGCCGATGACTACACCGTTGCGCTTGGTGCCGTCGGGAATCGGCAGCACGCTGACGCCGAGCTGGAAGCCGGCGGTTTTGGCGGCGGCCAGCTGGTTGCCCAGATCGGCGGTGCTGTTGATGGTGAACACGGCTTTCTGGTTGCTGAAGATGGCGTTGGTGCCGTCGGTGTCGGCCAGTTTGCCGGTGTTGGTGATGTAGCCCTTGTCCTGCAGGTCCTTGAAGAATTGGAAGATCTTTTTGCCGGCCGGGCCGTTGAGGTTGGTGGCGGTGGCGCGGGCGGTGCGGCCGTTGCCGTTGTTCATCAGCTCGGCGCCCTGCTCGGACATCCACTGCTCAACGAACCAGCCGTAGAGGGCGATGCTGATGCACTTGGTATCGGGCAGCGCCACCTTGATCTTGTCGCAGGCCTTGAGGATGCCGCCGAAGGTCGTGGGCGGCTGGGCGGGATTGAGGCCCGCTTTTTTCATCAGGTCCTTGTTAAAGTACAGCACCGGCGAGGAGCTGTTGAACGGCAAGCTGTTGACCTTGCCGCCGATGGTGTAGTAGTTGATGACCGGCTTGATGTAGTCGCTGAAGCTGACGTTGCTGACGCTGCTGACCGGCTGGAACATGCCGGAATCCAACGCCAGCTGGCTGCCGACCTCGAAGATCTGTACCAGGGCCGGGGCCTTGTTCTGACGGGCCGCCAGAATGGTTGCCTGCAGCGAATCGTTGTAGGCGCCCTTGTAGCTGGGCACGACGGTGACGCCGGGGTGGGCCTTGTTGTATTCGTCGGCGCGGGCCTTGATCCAGTCGCCGCGCTTGGCGTCGCCGAACGAGTGCCAGAACTCGACGGTGGTTTGGGCCGCTGCCATCTGGAACGTGGTGCCGAGGGCCAGCATAAGCATAAGTCGTTTCATGAATCTCCTTCTCCGCCTGAAGCAGGGTTGAACTGACACTCCGAACTGCAGACGGGTCAACGTCTCGGAGGCTAAGGATGCTGCGTCAGGTGGCTGTCATCTATCTTACCCTGTCCTCGCCGGATTGCGAGGCAGACCGGCCCTCCCGCCCAGCTTCGAGCAGCACGTCCGGCAGGTCGCCGATCAGCCCGCTGACGCCCAGTTCCAGCAGCCGCCGACCTTCGGCCGCGTCGTTGACGGTCCAGGTGTTGACCCGCCAGCCTTCGCGCCGGGCCGTGTCCATCAGCGCCGGGGTGATGAGGCTGAAGTGCGGGTGCAGCGCCGTGACCGCCAGCTTGCGGCCCACTTCCAGCACCAGGTCGCAGCCGATCTGGTACGGGCGGTGGTAGAGAAAGCCGCGCTCGATGCTGGGCGCGTGCTGCTTGGCCTGCAGAAGCTGCAGCGGGCTGAACGAGCTGACAATGACCTGACCTGCCAGACCGTAGGCCCGGATCAAATCGAGCGTTTCCTCGACGCGTCCGTCGCCGCGGCCGAGTTCCGGTTTGATCTCCACGTTGAGGTACGCCCCGCTCTCGGCGGCCCAGGCCAGCACGTCCGGCAGCAGCGGCACGTGGGCCGGCAGCTCGGCGCGGCTGAGCGTATCGAGCTTGCGCCCGTCTTTGAGCTGCGGGTCGTGGCAGATCACCAGCCCGCCGTCGCCCAGGCGGCGCACGTCGAGCTCCACGCCGTCCAGGCCGGCGTCCAGGGCGGCCTGAAAGCCGGCCAGCGAGTTCTCGGGGTGAAGGCGGGGGGTGCCACGGTGGCCGAGCAGCAAAGGCGTCATGCCCCCAGCCTAAACGGTGGGGCGCTTTCAGAACCAGGGGGCGGGCTTCGTCATGCATGCGCCCATCTGCGCGCCGCAAATGCGGCAAACTAAGCCGCAATGCGCCTCACCCTGCTCGGCTCCACCGGCTCCATCGGCACCCAGACCCTCGACGTGGCCCGCGAGCGCGGCGACATCGTCACGGCGCTGGCCGCCGGCCGCAATCTGGAACTGCTTGAAGCGCAGGTGCGCGAGTTTCACCCACAGCTGGTCAGCGTGGAGGAAGCTGTCCTCGCTGAGGCCCGTGAACGCTTCGGGTTGCTCACCCGCGTGATCGCCGACTCCGCCGAAATCGCCGCCCAGCCTGCCGACGTGTGCGTCAACGCCATGAGCGGTCTCAAGGGTCTGGCGCCCACCCGCGCCGCCCTGGAAGCGGGCCGGGCGGTGGCGCTGGCGACCAAGGAAGCGATGGTGACCAGCAGCCACCTGATCTGGGAAGCGGCCCGCAGGGGCGGCGGGCGGATCGTGCCGGTGGATTCGGAGCACACCGGCATCTATCAGGCGCTGGTGGGCGAGCACCTCGACGACGTGGCCGAGCTGATTCTCACGGCCTCGGGCGGCCCGTTCCGGGAAGGCCCGGCCGACCTGAGTGGCGTGACCCCGGCGCAGGCGCTCAAGCACCCCTCCTGGAGCATGGGCCGCAAGATCACCATCGATTCGGCCACCCTCTTTAACAAAGGTCTGGAAGTCATGGAAGCGGCCAGCCTCTACGGGGTGCCGCTCTCGCAGGTGGGGGTGCTGGTGCATCCGCAGAGCGTGGTGCACGCGCTGGTGCGCTTTCGCGACGGCAGCTTCAAGGCGCAGCTCGGCCCCACCGATATGCGGCTTTCGATCGCCTACGCCATCGACGCCGCGCCGAGCGGGATGCAGGCGCCCGGCGACGTGCGCGGCGCGCGGCGCCGGGGCGAGGTGGCCGGGCACCTGGGCTTTCACCTCGGCGGCACCCTCGACTTCTCCGACCCCGATCTGGAACGTTTTCCCTGCCTGGGGCTGGCTTACCGGGCCGGCAACGCGGGCGGTTTGTCGCCCACTGCCCTCAACGCTGCCGACGAGGTGGCGGTGGAGGCGTTCCTGCAAGGGCAACTCAGTTTCCTGGGCATCACCCGGCTGCTCGAAACGGTACTCGACGAAACGCCCGGCGGCGAGCTGACCTGGGACGCGCTGGAGCAGACCGACGCCTGGGCCCGGCGGCGGGCGGGCGAA encodes the following:
- a CDS encoding glycerophosphodiester phosphodiesterase, which codes for MTPLLLGHRGTPRLHPENSLAGFQAALDAGLDGVELDVRRLGDGGLVICHDPQLKDGRKLDTLSRAELPAHVPLLPDVLAWAAESGAYLNVEIKPELGRGDGRVEETLDLIRAYGLAGQVIVSSFSPLQLLQAKQHAPSIERGFLYHRPYQIGCDLVLEVGRKLAVTALHPHFSLITPALMDTARREGWRVNTWTVNDAAEGRRLLELGVSGLIGDLPDVLLEAGREGRSASQSGEDRVR
- a CDS encoding carbohydrate ABC transporter permease — translated: MSLTFSRPPRKPATSAAAPPEERATFKSPVLPWLFLLPTFIILAVFLYYPAFRTLRLSLFRSNIILGNETFEGLGQFAELLNSPVYHQVILQTVIYCALVVVIGLLIAMGLAWLASRPIAGAKFYRLMLIYPYALSPAIAGTIWLFLFNPEIGVINNILASLVGTRPRWLDNPLLAFGLVVLAAIWKGLGYNVVFYLAAIQNIPGEVTEAAAIDGATGWQAYWKVVFPLLSPMTFFLVFTNLIYALFESFGLVDILTRGGPVYGQTGITTFLIYQLYEDGFRNFKTGVAAAEAVLMLIMVGVITVMQFRYGNRRVHYGA
- a CDS encoding carbohydrate ABC transporter permease — translated: MARKAVSVPSPAATTAPRPRSSGPARHWWIHLILIVAIVVVASPLLFALIKSTQASDVVIGPSMLPGGHFFENLASVWSGAHLGRYMLNSFIVTICVTSGKTILSLLAALAFVYFRFPLKNVAFALVLFTLMLPTELLIVALFDLISGTLKWADNYAAIIVPFLASATGTFLFRQHFLNIPASLSDAARIDGCGPLTFLSKVLIPMSWNTIGALAVIQFVAAWDQYLWPLVIMQSDDKQVVQVGLRRLIDAGGQTDWGAVMAGAMVTLIPPLLVFTLLQEQFSKGFALGQDK
- a CDS encoding ABC transporter substrate-binding protein; the encoded protein is MKRLMLMLALGTTFQMAAAQTTVEFWHSFGDAKRGDWIKARADEYNKAHPGVTVVPSYKGAYNDSLQATILAARQNKAPALVQIFEVGSQLALDSGMFQPVSSVSNVSFSDYIKPVINYYTIGGKVNSLPFNSSSPVLYFNKDLMKKAGLNPAQPPTTFGGILKACDKIKVALPDTKCISIALYGWFVEQWMSEQGAELMNNGNGRTARATATNLNGPAGKKIFQFFKDLQDKGYITNTGKLADTDGTNAIFSNQKAVFTINSTADLGNQLAAAKTAGFQLGVSVLPIPDGTKRNGVVIGGASLWIPKNISKPVAQAALDFALYMTNTKNMADWHKLTGYYPVRNSSINELRNQGWFSSSPLQITAFNQLLATKANPASAGALNGVAIQTRTFIEQGLQKVLSGTSVDAALADTASQINAALTDYNKNFK
- the dxr gene encoding 1-deoxy-D-xylulose-5-phosphate reductoisomerase → MRLTLLGSTGSIGTQTLDVARERGDIVTALAAGRNLELLEAQVREFHPQLVSVEEAVLAEARERFGLLTRVIADSAEIAAQPADVCVNAMSGLKGLAPTRAALEAGRAVALATKEAMVTSSHLIWEAARRGGGRIVPVDSEHTGIYQALVGEHLDDVAELILTASGGPFREGPADLSGVTPAQALKHPSWSMGRKITIDSATLFNKGLEVMEAASLYGVPLSQVGVLVHPQSVVHALVRFRDGSFKAQLGPTDMRLSIAYAIDAAPSGMQAPGDVRGARRRGEVAGHLGFHLGGTLDFSDPDLERFPCLGLAYRAGNAGGLSPTALNAADEVAVEAFLQGQLSFLGITRLLETVLDETPGGELTWDALEQTDAWARRRAGELISSEVYS